In Paludibacter propionicigenes WB4, the genomic window ATAAATTCAAAATATTTTGGTAATTTTGTTGTCAGGCACATAGTAAATTTAGAGCAAAGAATTAAAGAATAAAGACATGCACTTTCATTTACCTCCGTATTATTTTCAATATTATCCGGAATTCACGTTTAATATCCATCGCATCGTAGAATAAACACGTAAACAATGTCCCGAAATATTCAATATATACTCGCTTTACTGGTATTTTTAATTAGCCCGATTGGGTATGCCTCTTCATTGCCAATAACCGATGTGAGATATCTGACTCATTCCGATGGGCTGAGCAATCATAGGGTATTTACTATTATTGAAGATCGCTACGGTGCTGTATGGATAAGCACAAAAGCCGGTGTTGATCGTTACAATGGCCATACGATAAAGAATTATACACTTACCGGTGATTTCTATTTCGGAGATATGGCCGGAAGAACAATCCGTTTGTTTCAGGACAATCACGGAGATATTTGGGCCTATGACAATATCGGACGAATTTATAAATACTCGCCTATCTATGACCGCTTCGATCAGGAACTGAAGCTTGGAGACTTCGTTCACGAGAGCATAATGCTCAACAAATATGTCAGAAGCAGCGATGGAAAAGAGCTATTCGGACTTACAAAGGGATTGTATATTAAAGATAAGTCCGGAAGCATAAAGCCGGCTATGACAGGTGTTGTGGTGAATGATATGGTCGAAGTGGGCAATACCTGGTTTATTGGTACAAGCTCAGGTCTTGGTGTGTTGAAAAATGGGCGGAAGATATCTATGCACCCAGCATTTAAAAATACGAATATTCAGACTTTATTCTACGACAAAGAAACGGCAAAACTGCTGATCGGGACATTCAATGACGGGCTGCGTCTAATGGATATGTCCACGCAAAAGGTATCGCACATCCATTCCGAGATTGATATTTTTACGAATCCGATACGGTCTATATTAAAACTAAATGCCAATACGATGGCGATAGGTATAGATGGTAGTGGAATTTACACGGTAGATCTTCGTAACAATAAAGTAGAACTGCTTATTAACTCCGAAGACAATAATGGCTTTAGTCTCCATGGTAACGGAATATACGCCATGCTTAAAGACCGGCAAGGCAACCTGTGGGCCGGTAGCTACACCGGTGGAGTATCGCTCATTGGACTTACAGATTCTCCCTCACGGCTTATAACTCATGAGAGGGGCAACCTTAATTCATTGGCGAATGATAATGTAAACGCCATAGCCGAAAACGTAAATGGTGACATTTGGTATGCCACTGATCGGGGCGTTAGCATATTACTGAAGTCGGGACGATGGATTCACACCCTGAACAAATATGTGGGTGTAACCTTGTGTTCTTCCGAAAACGGTAATATGTTGCTGGGTACTTATGGCGAGGGAATTCTTATCCTGGACAAGAACGGGAAAGTGGTGAAACTACTGAACAAACAGTCGGGCAGCCTGACGTCCAATTATATCTTCTCCATAAAAAAAGATCGCTCCGGCGATTATTGGGTGGGAGCATTGGACGGGGAACTAATGAATCTTGATGGAAGTGGAAAACTGAAACAGCGATATCCTGTCAATCTTGTGCTTTCGGTTACGGTAATTGACGATTACCGGATTGCTGCGGCTACGGTGGACGGCTTTTATATTATTGACAAGAACAAACACACGGCGGAGCGTTACGCCTCTTCGCAGGAACAGATACGCAACAACGTAAGTGCTTATATCATACCGATGCTATTCAATACCAACGGGACTGTGTGGCTAGGCACAGAAGGAGGTGGACTGAATCTTTATAACATCAAAACAAGGAAGATATTACGCAGTTACAAAACGTCCGATGGATTGCCTTCGAATGACATATACAGCCTTCAGGTTGATTCGAAGGGACGCCTGTGGGTAAGCACCGGTAACGGAGTTGCTGTTATCAATGATTCTGTCGTGTTATCACTAAACTATCTCAAAGGCGTAGAAAAAGAATATAACAAGTCAGCAGCGATCCGGTTGAAATCCGGCGATTTTATATTCGGGGGAATATCGGGAGCCGTACGGTTTTCGCCCTCCGAGATCAATTTGATAGATTACTCTGCCCCTTTACGGATTACCGGATTTACAATCGACGGAATAAGTGAATCGAAAAAAGATAAATTAATGCTTTCGATTCATGAGGGACTGGAAGACGGGCACATTACCCTTGCCTATAAGCAAAATACTTTTACCGTTAATTTTGAATCCATAAACCTGCGTTATCAGGAAGACATAGCTTATCGATACATATTGGAAGGCTATGACAATGGATGGAGCGAAGTATCCGTAGCCGGTACTGCCACCTATAAAAATGTAACTCCCGGCAAATACCTGCTACGAATATGCAGCGTACGTAAATGCGACGGCAAACTAATCAACGAGAAGAAAGTGGAAATTGTCGTTTCACATCCCTGGTGGAGTTCATGGTGGGCATGGATTGTTTATGTTTTGCTTGTCGGTATGGCGGGTTACTTTATTTTTCGCTATAAATGGTATCAGCTCCAAAAACTACACAATGAGGACAAAATACGATTCTTTGTCAATACAGCTCACGACATTCGTACCCCGGTCACACTGGTCATGGCACCGCTTGATGATATCCGCAAAGATGAACAGCTTTCTTCAAATGCTGCTTATTTGCTCGATGTAGCCCGACAAAACATCCGCAAACTTAATACTATCACTACGCAGCTGCTGGAATTTGAAAAAATCGATTCAGGTAATCATTCATTAAAACTTAATACAGTTGATTTAAGGGATATATTGCAAGAAGAAATCAGCAGTTTCCAGAATGCGTGCGACAAAAAGAACATACAATTATCACTGACCTTGCCCGACTTCCCTGCAAATATGCTCGGCGACAATCATCTGCTTGAGATGATATTTGATAATCTGATATCAAATGCATGTAAGTACACCAATGCCGGTGGACAGATCAGTGTAGTACTAAGTGCAACCAAAAATAAGGTCACCGCAGAAATAATTGACAGCGGTATAGGAATTCCTCAGAGCGACCATAAACATACTTTTTCTAAAGTGTTCAGGGCTCAAAACGCAGTGGATACACAAGAAATTGGTACCGGATTTGGGTTGATACAGGTAAAACGCATTGTGAAAATGCTTCATGGCACTATAGAATTCAAGTCGGTAGAAGGAGAAGGTACCACTTTTACAGTCAGCTTTAAACGGGTTTACGACGAAGCAATAAATTCGTCAAGACAAACTCCCGTCAACAGTTTGTCTGATGACGACAATTACCCATTATCAGATAACGTCATCGAGTCGGATCACAATAAAGATGTAACTGTACTTATTGTGGAAGATAATGACGATTTGCGTCAATATCTTGGAAAAACCTTTTCACCGGAGTATAATGTCATTTTAATGCCTACGGCGGATGATGCGTTGTCCTACTTGTCGGAGGAATATCCGGATTTGATTATCTCCGATGTGATGATGCCCGGAACGCAGGGAGACGATTTTTGCAGAGCGGTAAAAAATAATCCTGAGACAGCCGGCATTCCGGTGATACTTCTGACCGCCAAAACCGGTCATGATTCCATCGTAACCGGGCTTCAAAAGGGTGCTGACGATTATATTGCCAAACCGTTCAGCACAGAGATTCTAAAACTAAAAGTACGGGGAGCCATTGAAAACCGGAATCGCTTGCGCAGTTATTTACTCAAACAAGCCGTAGTAAAGGTAACCTCCGAAAAGACGGCTAATGAGGTAGACCATGCGGATGAAAAAAGAATAGAGCCGGAATTATCGACAAGCGACCGCGAATTTATGGAAAGAATCACTGAAATTGTAGTGGGTAATATGAGCAACACAGACTTTAGCATTGACATACTCTGCCGCGAAATGGCAATGAGCCGAACTCTCTTATATGGCCGGCTGAAGTCGCTAACAGGAAAAGCACCGCAGGAATTCATCAGGATCCTTTGTCTTGAGCGGGCAGCCGACTTGTTGCGTCAAGGAATGTCAGTAACAGACGTAGCTGAAGCAACCGGTTTTATAAACGCTAAATATTTTAGTACCATTTTCAAAAAACATTTTGGGGTACAGCCCAGCAAATTTATCGAAAAAGGATAGTTCACCCAATAAAAAACTCTTCGAATCTACAGGTTTTTTCGTAAATCTAAAAGAAACCTCCATTCTACATCCTTTGATATTCAGTTGTTTACTAAATATGTCAGTAATCAAACTCTAAATGTCGGCAATCAAACCCGATAAGAAGTGTGAGCTTACTATTTTTGCGCCAAGTCTGCCGGATTCACTTTGGCAGAAGCTTTACAACTGTGTTTAACTTTAAAGCTATTTTGGTAAGCAAATGAACAAATTCACAACACTCCTTATCACCCTCGCGTGGGGAACGTGTACAGCCTGTTCGTCGAATAGAGATGAACCCGATGTATCTCCACCCCTGCTAACATCGAATGAAATCGTCGTATTTCAGGATGAATTCAAAACTTTCAATACCTCATTTTGGAATAAAGAAACCCATGCTGCCGGATGGACCAATCAGGAGTTGCAATCCTACGATCCTTCTCATGTAACTGTTGGGAAAGACGGCGACAAAACAGTACTGATACTAACAGCCGAACGTAAAAATGGCCTAATTATGTCGGGCAGAGTAAATACAAAAGCTAAGAAAAGTTTCAAATATGGAAAACTTGAAGCAAGTATTAAACTGCCTAAAACAGCCAACGGACTTTGGCCTGCATTGTGGTTGATGGGCGACAATAACAAAGAATGGCCTGCCTGTGGTGAAATAGACATTATGGAAATGGGAGATGCGGAAGGAATGCAATCCGGAAATGCATCGCAACGTGTCAATACGGCTCTTCATTTCGGGCCTGATGTCAAAAATCACGAACAGAAATATTTTACGTCTAATGCTACTGCGAATCTGCAGGACGGCAATTACCATCTATATACAATGGTTTGGGACGAGAATAAAATTGCAGTGTCTATTGACAGCATTCCCTTTAATACATTTGATATAAAGGATAACCCCTATTTTCATGGCAATTTTTTCATTTTACTAAATCTTGCAGTTGGTGGTGCATACACCGGTATAACCGATATGACGGGAATAACTGCGCTTAAGGATGGTGAAAAAGCAGCCATGTATGTTGACTGGATAAAAATAACTGAGACTAAATAATCATAATACACATGAAAGAAAAAGTAATTTCAAGAACAGTGTTGTGTGGAGCATTGCTTTTAGGTATCGCAACAATGGCTACGCCAGTTGTAGCGTTTGCCCAACAGGCTACTACACAGAACGGTGTCTCGCTAAAAAAAGTGGCGGGAACTGTAAAGGACGAAGGAGGCCCGGTAATAGGTGCTTCTGTTATGGAAAAAGGTACCTCCAATGGCACCACTACGGATGTCGACGGCAGGTTTACACTGAATGTAAAAGCCGGTGGAACCTTAGTGATTAAGTACTTAGGGTACAAGAGTGCCGAGGTAAAAGTGTTGTCTGAATCGATTTCAGTGAAATTGGAACAGGATAACAGAGTTCTGAATGAGGTTGTAGTTACTGCATTAGGCATTAAACGCGACCGCAAAGCTTTAGGCTATGGTTTAGAGGAAGTGAAAGGCGGAGTATTCGAAAAAGCGAAAGAAACAAACGTGATCAATTCGCTTGCTGGTCGGGTAGCCGGTCTTGTGGTTAGTCAAACAGCAGGTGGTGCTTCCGGATCAACCCGCGTAATTCTTCGTGGTGCAACAGAAATGACAGGTAACAACCAACCGCTTTATGTAATAGACGGAGTACCGTTGGATAACTCAAATTTTGGTTCGGCAGGAACTAGTGGTGGCTACGACCTCGGTGATGGTATTTCATCAATCAACCCTGATGACATTGAAAGCATGTCGGTGCTAAAAGGTCCCGCCGCTTCAGCGCTCTATGGTAGCCGCGCAAGTCATGGTGTAATTCTTATTACCACCAAAAAAGCCCGGAA contains:
- a CDS encoding hybrid sensor histidine kinase/response regulator transcription factor produces the protein MSRNIQYILALLVFLISPIGYASSLPITDVRYLTHSDGLSNHRVFTIIEDRYGAVWISTKAGVDRYNGHTIKNYTLTGDFYFGDMAGRTIRLFQDNHGDIWAYDNIGRIYKYSPIYDRFDQELKLGDFVHESIMLNKYVRSSDGKELFGLTKGLYIKDKSGSIKPAMTGVVVNDMVEVGNTWFIGTSSGLGVLKNGRKISMHPAFKNTNIQTLFYDKETAKLLIGTFNDGLRLMDMSTQKVSHIHSEIDIFTNPIRSILKLNANTMAIGIDGSGIYTVDLRNNKVELLINSEDNNGFSLHGNGIYAMLKDRQGNLWAGSYTGGVSLIGLTDSPSRLITHERGNLNSLANDNVNAIAENVNGDIWYATDRGVSILLKSGRWIHTLNKYVGVTLCSSENGNMLLGTYGEGILILDKNGKVVKLLNKQSGSLTSNYIFSIKKDRSGDYWVGALDGELMNLDGSGKLKQRYPVNLVLSVTVIDDYRIAAATVDGFYIIDKNKHTAERYASSQEQIRNNVSAYIIPMLFNTNGTVWLGTEGGGLNLYNIKTRKILRSYKTSDGLPSNDIYSLQVDSKGRLWVSTGNGVAVINDSVVLSLNYLKGVEKEYNKSAAIRLKSGDFIFGGISGAVRFSPSEINLIDYSAPLRITGFTIDGISESKKDKLMLSIHEGLEDGHITLAYKQNTFTVNFESINLRYQEDIAYRYILEGYDNGWSEVSVAGTATYKNVTPGKYLLRICSVRKCDGKLINEKKVEIVVSHPWWSSWWAWIVYVLLVGMAGYFIFRYKWYQLQKLHNEDKIRFFVNTAHDIRTPVTLVMAPLDDIRKDEQLSSNAAYLLDVARQNIRKLNTITTQLLEFEKIDSGNHSLKLNTVDLRDILQEEISSFQNACDKKNIQLSLTLPDFPANMLGDNHLLEMIFDNLISNACKYTNAGGQISVVLSATKNKVTAEIIDSGIGIPQSDHKHTFSKVFRAQNAVDTQEIGTGFGLIQVKRIVKMLHGTIEFKSVEGEGTTFTVSFKRVYDEAINSSRQTPVNSLSDDDNYPLSDNVIESDHNKDVTVLIVEDNDDLRQYLGKTFSPEYNVILMPTADDALSYLSEEYPDLIISDVMMPGTQGDDFCRAVKNNPETAGIPVILLTAKTGHDSIVTGLQKGADDYIAKPFSTEILKLKVRGAIENRNRLRSYLLKQAVVKVTSEKTANEVDHADEKRIEPELSTSDREFMERITEIVVGNMSNTDFSIDILCREMAMSRTLLYGRLKSLTGKAPQEFIRILCLERAADLLRQGMSVTDVAEATGFINAKYFSTIFKKHFGVQPSKFIEKG
- a CDS encoding glycoside hydrolase family 16 protein, giving the protein MNKFTTLLITLAWGTCTACSSNRDEPDVSPPLLTSNEIVVFQDEFKTFNTSFWNKETHAAGWTNQELQSYDPSHVTVGKDGDKTVLILTAERKNGLIMSGRVNTKAKKSFKYGKLEASIKLPKTANGLWPALWLMGDNNKEWPACGEIDIMEMGDAEGMQSGNASQRVNTALHFGPDVKNHEQKYFTSNATANLQDGNYHLYTMVWDENKIAVSIDSIPFNTFDIKDNPYFHGNFFILLNLAVGGAYTGITDMTGITALKDGEKAAMYVDWIKITETK